The nucleotide sequence TGGGAAAGCCAAAGGAGCAGCAGAAAGTCTTCATTATCTCAGAGAAGTTattcagattctccctcacaCCTCCTTTTAATAAAACATGATGCGTTTTATTCTGTCGTCATAGTGAAAAATCATTGCCCTTTGCTGGGAGTTAATAAGCTTTAGAATCAATAACCTTTGGGTAGGAAAATTGGTTTCATTAATACCTCCCCTTGCACTTTGTAGGTTCATCATCTCTCTGTTCTGCTGTCCCCTGAAACCAAAAGCCCAAGACTTATTATTTGAGAAGCCCGAGTAACTTTATGCTCAGAAAGAATGATTGGGGTCCTTGGTAACTGGGCTGAATGGAGTTCACTGACCAGAAATGCTCGTACGGCCTTGTGTCTGCCCCTCAGCCACAGGAGAGCCCACCCTCGGCTGGAAGGGAGGGTGAGACCGTCTTCCCCCCTGACCCCGAATCTTGGCAGAAAAGATGTCACTCATCTTGGGATGCCACAACCCTGAGAATCTGGCGCCTTCTCaggcttcccccagcccctgagtGGCGGTGTCCGTCTTTGGCCAACACCATGGCCTTGACAGCTGTTGGGCTGCCTTGAAGAGTTGGGTGACTGCCCACCCCCATTCCAAAATGGCTCAGGGTCAGGGTGAGGCTCCCCCAAAAGGGAGGCTAGAAGACCTTTCGGGACAACAACTGAAGGTGAAATCTTAAAAAGTCTTTCTCTCCCTACCCCACTCTCCCACATCTTCGAAGATTCTGAGTGGATATTCCTTTATCCTTTTCTGCTGAAAAACTCCTTGGCAACAGCCTATCATCTAGAGCATAAAGTCCAGACTCCTCAGCATCCCAGGGCCTGCCATGCTCTGGCTGCCCGGCCTTGTCTCGGGCCTCCTTATGCCCAGAAGGTCCCATGCCTCTGAGCCCTTACGACGCGGTTTCCCCGGCTCAGAAAGCCCTGCTCCCTCCCAccacccacacatacacatacacacaagcccTTGTTCATCCTTCAAGGCAAGGACAAGCATCACTTTCCCTGAAAAGTCCTCCTAGAATGCCACTCCCCCCCATCATGTGGAATCTGCCAGTCCGTTTGAGAACCTCCCACCCCAAGCCTACCTGGTCCATGCAAGGCTCCATGATATCATGTGTCTGCAAGTGAGAACAGGTTGACCTACATGAGCTAATGCACAGGGTCATCCAACTAAGATACCCTATTCACTGTCTCCGTAGCATAGGGATGTAGAGAATTGGAATCAAAGAGACCTGTGTTCGAATTCTGACTCTAGCACTTATTGGCAGTGTGATTTGGGGTGAAATACTtatcccctctgagcctcagtcccaATGGCCTCTCCCATCTTCCTGCTGTCCTAGAGCTACTCCAGGGTCTGACTGGCTGACCCTGTAGTCACTGGGATGGCAGGCTGGAGGACCTGGCCCCCTCCACTCCTGTGTTGGGTCCTCTGAGGTCACCCCCCATCAGCTCCCAGGAGAGAAATGGCCATTCTGCTGGACATGCTCTTTTGGGTTCCCCAAAGCTGCGGCTCATGTCTACCTCCAGCACCTCACAGTAACCCTGTCGGCTGGTGCTCTTAGAGACTTTTGGGCTGTCCCAGAGCTGGCAGAGGTAGAACAGATGCCAAGTTAAGCACTGTCCCCAATCTTATATTCCAGAGCCATTTGGAAGATTTCAAGCTGTTGAAACAAAGGAAACGTTGCGGGAGACAGCGACCAAATTCCTGCTCTTTGAAAACCAGATGGATAAGGGCTGTCGGATTCGGCTCAACCACTCAGACACGTTACAGCAGTGCGGCTTCAATTCCTCTCTGCCTCTGGTGGTGATAATCCACGGGTGGTCGGTAGGAAATGCTGACATGGCTTTTTCGCTCtgcatttacattttctttttttctccctcgtgtattcaattttaataaaaagataGGGAGCCACCAATAACAACTTCATgcataatatttgtaaagcacattCTAATTTTCCAAATGCTTCTccacacattatctcattgatTATCTCAATTCCATGAGTAAGCAGGGCAGAGAAAGGAGAACTATCCCCACGTTTCAGATAATAAAATGTGGCTCAAAGAGGTCACACAGCACATGAGGGCCCACAGAGATTGCAATCCATGCAGGTGAATCTGCATGTTTCATAAGAGGGGGTAGGAAGCCAGAAAACATAGTGTCCCAATGAAATGTTGTATCTGTAAGGGTTAAATTCAGCAGCAAATCACAGAAACCCAAATTGGCAGTGGTTCAAATAAAACAGAAGTTTGCTTCCATTTCACACAATAGTTCAGAGATATATAACCCAAATCTGGACAAATGGCTTTGGTCAATGAAGTCCTCAAGGACCCAGCTCATTTCCAGCTCACTACTCTGCCACACTTTGAGTGTGGCCCTTGTCCTCATAGTCTAAGATGGCAGCTAGAGCACTAGCCATCACATCTTTATTCCAGATGGCACAATGTAGTAACGGATGTACACAAAGGGGTCAGAGAGTAGAgttctttttaaaacagcttaATTGAGATAGAActcacatatcatacaattcatccatttaaagtgtacagttcaatggcttTTGGTATAAAAGAGTGTTTTTTTAGGTTAGCCTCTCAGAAGCATCTGTGAGATGCTTCTAGTTATATCCATTGGCCATACCTAGATGGAAAAGTCGCTGAGACATGTAGCCTCTTAGAGAAAGTGTAACCTTTCGGTCATACTAAAAATTCTACTattatggaagaaagggagaaagaatatTGCTGGCAATAACTAAAACTAAGCGAGGACTTGTCTCCAAGAGGAAATTCTCCTCCCTGGTTTTCAGTCCATTTAAAGCTTAGTTCACAATTTGAGACCTCCAGAGATTTGGGGTCTATTTCATGACTTGGAAACCTTTCCCTGCCATCTTGAAACTCCCCTAGATCCTGCCCTAGAGGGAAAAATGGGCCCACCCACCCCTACTccttcaacatgtaatcaatgagAGCCTCCTCACGAACAGACCCCAGGCCTGGCCGCgtggggcagtggggagccacacGGTGCCATGAGGTGGGGTGCCTGCTGATGCCATCCCAGAAAAGCACAGAGGCTCctgcaggctgccagcagcatccccctagGATTTAAAGGGGTCCCACCACCCCACAGGGTTGGCAGCGAAGGTGGTGGGGGTCTTCCTGCCCTAGAGAAGGGCCCTAACACAGTTTGGGGCCCTTTACGTTACACGGCAGCCCGTTCAATCCTCACACCTCCCAATGAGGGTGCTTGAGTTAGCCTTCTCTCTCAGACGAggaaactgcagctcagagaggtcaagcagctACCACAGTCACACAGCCCTCAGTGGACAGACTTCCAAAACCAGAACCCTGACGGTCCAAAGCCCACACTTGCAAAGACTCCACTTGATTGAGCTTTTGTCAAGGATGGGTTGGCTGGAGCCCTTCCACAGCAGGCTTCACACTGCAGTCTCCTCGCCGCTTCTCTCTAGCCAGGTAGGAACTCAGTCCATGTCTCTTTAAGAAAAACATGGACTAGGGGGCAGAGGGCAGAATGCTGGGAAGATGAAATCTGCTTTAAAGGGAACCAAAGATCAGACATGGAAAGCTCTCCCGTGGGGCCCGGCGGGTGGATGGATTAGACGGAGGCCAGTCACTGTGAGGGAAGAGCCTTCCATTTCTTCAGCTGCTTTAGCCAAAGGGATGGTCCCTTtacaagaaaaatgagagaagaaggTGGGAAGGAGGGGATGCATCCAGAGGAGAGCTCCGGAGGCGGGGGAGCCGTGGACTTGGAACCTGACTCCAGGTCAGGACTGGAACTGAGGGAAGTGAGAAAGTGTGGCAGCACAGCGGGGCAGTCCTGTCTCCCCaatctccccctgcctctccctcactCCCCTGCATGCCcccactctccctcctccctcccactccccctgcctccccggcactctccctgcccctcaaccccgccgccccccccccccgcctcatCCTCATCTTTCCccacctccccctctcccctgcttGTAGCTCCCTCCACGTACCATGTGAGTTCTCTCCTCTTGGCCTTGGCTCAGGCTGTGCCTCCTGCCTAGAGTGTCCTTGCCTCTCTTCTCCTGTGGGACAGTATCCATTATATATACTAGGTtctccaaaaatatttgttaactgaATTAATGATCAAATAAATATCTCATTTACAAATGCAGTGTGAAGGGAGCAGGGTCCTTTTACCAGAATGAGCTCTTCATTCTCAAAATCCTGTCCAGACTGGAACACATCTACTATtactagtaataataatgataacaacaacAGCTGCAATAACCAACATTGACCGAGTCCTTACTGTGccccaagcactgtgctaagtgctttacatctaTTTCCCGAGTTCATCTCCACAGCCATCCTGGAAGGAGGGCACTAGCATTATCCTCACTTTCCAGACGAGGAGACTgggcacagaaaagttaaataacttgcccaaggtcactcagcatgTAACTGGAGAGTCTGGATTTGAACACGGAAGGCACTGGGTAAACGTTTATCAAACGACTGCATCTTACCCCAGGATGACGTGAAACCATCAGTGTCGCCCTCCAGCTTCACGGCCGTGGCCTAGCCTTCAACCACTCCGGACGTTTCTCCTCTCCGCAGACAGGCCACACTGCCCTTTCTTGATTCTGCGCCTCTGCACttgctcttccttctgcctgcaACGCCCTAgacaccccccaccaccaccacattcACCTGCCCACCATTATTCTTCTAAGCGAACTCCTATTAATCCTTCAAAACACAGCAGAAATGTCTTTGCTCTGTGAACCCGTCAGGAGCGCCCTGCAAATTGGTTCTCAAATAAGGCGCATACATGGAACGATTCTCCATAAACACTTCTTGAGCTCCTCCTGTGTTCCAGCTCATGGTGCTCGTCCCTCTAAAGCCGGCAGAATGCAGGGGATGAGAGCAGAGCAAACACAGGGGGATTCAGAGGGTGGCACAGCAGCTTTCCCGAGGAGGTGGTGCTGAGCTGATCCTCAAAGGATGATCAGCTTTCAGTGCCTGGCTTACACAGCCTTTTTGATTGCTCTAAGAATTAGAAAATCCTAAAATAGGGAAATGTTAAGGTGATGGTTCTAAGTTGGGGGCTGGGGGTAGtagcccccaggggacatttggcaaagtcTGGTACATTTTTGGTTTCACAACTTGTGCGGGGGGGCAGtggctgctggcatctagtgggtagaggccagagatgctgctaaacatcctacaatgcacaagacagcccccacaacaaacaAGTATATGGCCCAAAATGTCtatagtgccaaggttgaaaaACCCCTGTTAAGCCCTTTCTCTTGGAGAGAAAGACCCAGCAGTAGCCAAGAGTTGGAGAAGAAAAAGGGGTgaatagagagaaagaagaaaccaGTGCAGAGCCCCCTCCATCCCATCCCGGGGAAGCTGACTACCCTGTGGGCCCACCCGCAGTTCGACGGCTTGCTGGAAAGCTGGATCTGGCAGCTGGTGGCCACGCTGAAGTCTCCTCTGGTCCAGCCAGTGAACGTGGTGCTGGCGGACTGGGTCATCCTGGCCTACCACCAGTACAGCGTCGCTGTCCGCAATAGCCGCCTCGTGGGCCAGGAGGTCGCAGATCTTCTCCAGTGGCTGGAGGTAGGACGTTCCCCAACCTCTCTTCCCCTAAAACTGCATGAATTAAGCTGGTCTCCAACAGCAACAGAGACAGGAGAACCACTTCTGTTGAGCTCATGGGATGGGAAGGCAGAGACGGAGACCAGTCCCCAAGGCTCTCTCAGATGCCTCGCTTGAACCCCTATTTTATACAACCATCTTCTCTCCTGACCCCATCCACTATTCCTCTTATGCTCACCCGTTTGGATGTACTAAGGCTTCTAAACACACCCTGTAAACCATCAGACCCCACATGAATGAACAGAATCACTTCCGTGGGGCATTCATGGTCAGGTGAAGACAGGCAGGGTCCCAGGTAGCTGAGCCTGAAAGGAGGGTCCGCCTCTCTGCAAGGACAGAATCAGCAAGGTGAGAAACCATTCTGGGTCTGAAGTATGAATTAAGCACCTCATTTGCACTTGGGCACAAAGAACAGGGTGGGAGCCCAGAACAAGCTGGACCCACAAAAGTCTTCTAGCCGGGCAGCTCTTCTCCTCTTGTAACCATCTTGCTGCTGTCTTCCAGGAATCTGCTCAGTTCTCTCCGAGCAATGTTCATCTAATTGGGTACAGCCTGGGTGCACACGTCTCGGGATTCGCTGGCAGTTACATGCGCGGAAAGCACAAGATTGGGAGAATTACAGGTAACCATGCCCTGTAACTAACAACGGTAATCTCCACAGCTGCACGGGGCGCAGGGCCAGGACCTGCTTTCCCATCGTAGTTAACACGCCCCCAGCTTCCTTTGCGCCGTGCTGGTGTTCACAGGAGGACTTGTAGCACTATTTCAAACACGGCCACCGTCACAGACTGCTATTCCGAGAGAATTCAGAGCGGATCACAGCCTCGATTCCTATTGCCTTTCCTCGAACAAATGCCTCTTGTAGTCATGCCAGATAGAACCCAAAAAGTAGTCTTTCCATATGCTTTTGTAGCAGGAAAGAGTTTACTTTTCAACCTATAGTTTAAAAAACCCAACATGAGCGAGTTAAAGAATCACAGCCCTAAATTTGCTGTAACATCAGGCAcgtttgtgcctcagtttctacattTGTGAAACACATGGGTCTTACTCTGGAGCCCATGTGGATTGAGGCAGAGGGCTCTACACCGACTTGGAAATGGCCCTAGGTACCCAGAGAGAGCTGGGGCTAGGCAAGAAGGCCTTTCCTCCCAGACATCCTTGACACCAGCTTTGCCCCCCTTGCGGCCCTGGAATTATGTTTGGAGGAACACACCTGATCAGGCTGCTCCCAAGCCAAGGCCCCAAGGCCCACTGATGCCCAGAGGATAAAACTCAGAAGGCGCAGGCGAGCCCTTCTCAGAGTAGTGTCCCCAGAGCTCTCTCACCTCTCCTCCCGCTCCTCCCTTCCTGTAGCTCTAGGCTGACACTAGATTTTTCTCCACTTTACAAACACGCCATGGCCTCTTGTGCTTCTGGGCCTTTGCATGTagtgttccctttgcctggaatatcTTACCGCCACTCACCCACTCAGCCCTAGTCTACCTACCAaactcctacttatccttcaagacCCAGCAGGCTAAAACAATATTTCACAGGCTAAAACAATATTTCACAGGCTAAAACAATTCAAAGGAAATTTAAGTTGAATAACATTGTTGTGACCTTTTATTTTATCAAGTAAGAACATTTTTGGCATCTACCATCTACTATTACCATTACTTCATAaaagaagagatttattttaatgtgaaaaaaatataggGATAATGGCAgacatttaaatgaaataaattggtCGCTGTGAGAACTCATTTCCTcgtccttatttttttttatcttgctgGTGACTGGGGAGGCCTGGTGCACAGACCAGCATTTGTCCCTCTACCCCTGTGATTTTACCCTCAATAGCTTGGGGGTGAGCAAACCTTCCACAGAAGGCCGATGAGGCCCATCACCGAGGAACCAGGCCTGGAAGGCTGAGTCAGAATCACAGAGAGGCAGCCTCAGGCCCAGGACCCTCTCCACTCTGGCTGGTGTCATGGGCCACATCAGGCATTATTAGCCAGGCCCACACACGTGTGAGGCAGTGGGACTGCAAATTACTCTGTTGTCGTCTTGTAGTCAGCCTGATGAGGAAAGGAATGTAAGTCACACCAAGACATCTCTCATTTGTACCTATGAGGTGAGGTGAGGGCTGGAGAACAGACGCTCTCAGGGTCCCTGTCAATTCCTTCACCCCAACAGGGTTGGAAGCCAGGGCTGATGTGGATATCAAAGGTCCTCCAGAGAAGGTAAAGGAAGAAAGTCAGAGGAAAAAAGCCCTGAGTGCATCAATATTCCCCAACTACAGTCAGCCAGGAGTGGCCACCTGTGTCATGCAAACACATCTGTCAGTTGAGGACCAGAGCTTTGAGCTATTTGCTCAGAACATTTTCACCCAGGAACAGTGATGTCCCAAGGCTGTTCTGGACATTCCAATAAAATGACATTAGTCTAGGAGAAAAGGCAGCTTGTTTAGGGAAATTATTGACAACAGGCAGGCAAATAAATTCTTTCTTTGATGGGTAGGTTAGAACTACTTACAATAAGCACAGTGGTTTTTTGTATGCAAACAGATGCTCTTGAAAGTAGCTTGAGAGGTACTTAAAATTGATTTGCTTGAATAAATCAAGCATTTCCTCATAACCTTGTTTCTACCACTGGATAGTTCCTGCAAGCCTCTTTTCCCCATAGATAATTCCCAGCCTGTGTCTAATTTTCAGCACCATGAATTACTATGGTTTTACTCCGAAAAGGTTATAGCAAGATTTTCTAGAGAAAGATTATGCCCtaggattttcttcttcctgctaGCTCATGAATGTGTAATAACATTGCAAAGCTGGAAAGCGCATTCTCCCCCTTCCGCTTGCTCCCACCTAATGCTTGTCCTTGCTTCCCTGGTAGCACTGGATGCCGCAGGTCCCTTGTTCGAGGGCACTTCCCCCAGTGACCGTCTTTCGCCAGATGACGCCAATTTCGTGGACGCCATTCACACCTTTACCCAGGAGCACATGGGCCTGAGTGTGGGCATCAAACAGCCCATAGCACACTATGACTTCTACCCCAATGGGGGCACCTTCCAACCTGGCTGCCACTTCCTGGAGTTCTACAAAGATATTGCCAAGCACGGCTTAAATGGTGAGCAAGACGAATGGCCAAGAGGTTACACTCCCCACACTTGCATGGAGCCTCTGGATCCAGTGGAACCTACCAACTCTGCGGGATTCTGGGAAGAGTTTGGCAAGGGTGGGGGCCCAGGGTGTATGGTCACCAAGTTCACTCAGAGGGAGGGCTTATGGGAGTAGGGAAGGGCTGGTGTTCCCCCACAGGCCCCTCCTCTTAATAGGCAGTGGTCATTGGAGCACTAAGCTCTGAGGACAAGCTGAGGGGCACCACCAGGAATCCCCACTTCTTGCCTCCACCGAGTGTCCTGAAGCAAAGTCTCTCCTGGGTATTAGCCCTTCTGAAAGTTAAGTCCTGATGCCTGTGGTTATTCCTCCTTGTCTGGAAGCTTCCTTATTGAGGGGGCTTCCTCTATTCTGGGCCACATGAGGATCCGCTTAATAGATCATGGCTTCTTGATCCTTGGTCTCACAAGAGTGGGAATAACAATTCCACCCCTGTGAGGTAATCAGCTGATCCTACAGGACATTACTGAAATTCTCCTAATTCGAAGTTCAGCGCTAAATATGTCCTTGGGACTTCCTTTATCTCAGGGCAGAAACTGAATGTGGCATTCTCTGGGTTGTGATTCCACTTCTCTCTCAAATCCTAAAACGGAAGCATTAACATGCACTTTGATTATATGCACAGGATTAAAGAGTAAAAACGTCAGCAAAAACCATACATTCCATAGACATTCCAAATCTGTCATTATTATCAAATATCATCCTGATTAAAACATGCCAACTTACTCTAAGCCAGGAGATTCCCACCCACGCACACCACCTTCTCACCCCAATCATCCAAAACGAGCTGAGAATACTCTCTTGTGATTACATCAGCACCTTCACCTCTCCTGTATCAGAATGACCTTCAGACTCGACAGTATCTCATTTTGGCTGGACTCCCAGCTTTCCACCCACCCATGCCTGACAGAGCCTTCTGGGATCTTCACCTTATCGTTCCTTACAGCTCCCTCGAACCTTCACCACTCCAGGCACCAGCAGTTCCCTGCTGACCATCCAGCCCTCCTCCCAGACCTACACCCTCCCGAAGCTCAATACAGACCTCCAGGATGGTGTTCAGTAACGAGGTGCCTGATAAATGCATCTCTGACCAACTAGTCCTACTGGCTCTTTGGTACTAAACTTCAAAGTCATAGAAccaatatatttatttagtttgCCCAACTTTGGCGtgggttttctcagttttcttcacCCTTAAGTTTAAAAGTGATCCCATTCTGGGGTCATTCTCCCAACCACTTCGGAAGGCAACTTGATAACTGCTCTACCCTCCTCACCACCTCCAGCTAGGTGAGTGTGAGTGGGGTAGTGAATGTCTTTGAAGCCCAGTTGTCTCATTTACAGCAGCTGCCTCAAGGAGCTGTGGTGAAGATTGAGGGAGTAGATGGGTGGAGGCCCTCAGCGTAGTATCTCCCTCACAGGAGGGCTCAATAAACACAGCCACTAGACCAAGaactggggtggggcctgaccccgtggtgtagtggttaagtttggcatgctctgcttcagcagcctgggttcatgggttcagatcccgggcacagacctacaccacttgtcagccatgttgtggcagcaacccacatacaaaatagaggaagactggcacagatggtagctcagggcaaatcttcctcaagcacaaaaaaAGAACTGGGATGTCTAATCTTGGCATTTAGCCCTCAGACACTTGAGGAAATAGCTTTTGGCAAAGTTACCTGTGCTCTACCTCCACATTAGGTACTTTACATATTTTGTGGTGGTTCTTCAACATTCCTTAAGAATAATTTACTCAAGATTAGGTTAATATttggagagttaaaaaaaaaaaaaaggtcaaaaatCCATGGTAGATCAACTTCCTAAGCTTGCTGTTTTGGGGTAGGCCCATTCAGACCTGGTCATTGGGACGTGTCCATCCAGAAGCCAATCCCCAGGCTGGCTTACCCAAGGCCAGTTACCCAGAAAATGCAATGGCTGCTTTGGGACAGAAGGTGGACAGGGTGGGAGAGGCCTCAGCTTTCACCAGACCGTTAGCCAAGCCCCAAGAGTGCCTCGGCCCTTGTTTCCCCAGCTTTACTAAGGCATTCCACACGAGCCTGTTCCAGCTCACTCATCCGCAAAGCATCAGCACATGTGTATTTGTAACCATTTGAGacacaaatatttctaaaatgaattACACTATCTTGCTTTCTGAAATAATTTGGTACTTTCTTAGTGACTTGGGGTTCCTGTTAAAACTTCTACCTACGTAAGGCACTGTAATGGGGGGTGCCCTGAGGAGACCCGTGGATCCTGGCATTATGCCTCTTCCCTACATGACTGAGCAGGTCTACTCTTCCCACAGTTTTCCGTCAGTGGTTACATCCACTGTTGTCAGTGGTCCCCCTCAGCAACCCGCCCCTCCTTCCTAATGTGCTGCTGCTGCGCAGTGAGAAACAAGACGGTCCTTTGAGTAGAGGGTACTTTGGATTAAGGGGCCTTAACGTCCTTCTTGCCCTGTGTTCCAGCCATCACCCGGACCATAAAGTGCGCCCACGTGCGGTCGGTGTACCTCTTCATCGACTCCTTGCTGCACCCCAGCATGCAGAGCATGGCCTACCTGTGCAGCGACATGGACAGCTTCAGCCGGGGCCTGTGTCTGAGCTGCAAGAAGGGCCGCTGCAACACACTGGGCTACCACGTCCGCCAGGAGCC is from Diceros bicornis minor isolate mBicDic1 chromosome 5, mDicBic1.mat.cur, whole genome shotgun sequence and encodes:
- the LIPC gene encoding hepatic triacylglycerol lipase isoform X2 codes for the protein MEFTDQKCSYGLVSAPQPQESPPSAGREEPFGRFQAVETKETLRETATKFLLFENQMDKGCRIRLNHSDTLQQCGFNSSLPLVVIIHGWSFDGLLESWIWQLVATLKSPLVQPVNVVLADWVILAYHQYSVAVRNSRLVGQEVADLLQWLEESAQFSPSNVHLIGYSLGAHVSGFAGSYMRGKHKIGRITALDAAGPLFEGTSPSDRLSPDDANFVDAIHTFTQEHMGLSVGIKQPIAHYDFYPNGGTFQPGCHFLEFYKDIAKHGLNAITRTIKCAHVRSVYLFIDSLLHPSMQSMAYLCSDMDSFSRGLCLSCKKGRCNTLGYHVRQEPRGKKSKQLFLMTRAQSPFKVYHYQIKTQFINQTEKPVEPAFTLSLLGTKEEMQKVPVTLGEGITSNKTYSFLITLDLDIGELIMIKFKWENSAVWANLWNTVQIIIPWGREPHFSGLVPKSIRVKAGETQQRMTFCPENMDNLQLHPTQEKTFVRCEVNSEKRKRKIR
- the LIPC gene encoding hepatic triacylglycerol lipase isoform X1, translated to MEGPLYVSVFLVLCIFILSSAHGQSPGPEPFGRFQAVETKETLRETATKFLLFENQMDKGCRIRLNHSDTLQQCGFNSSLPLVVIIHGWSFDGLLESWIWQLVATLKSPLVQPVNVVLADWVILAYHQYSVAVRNSRLVGQEVADLLQWLEESAQFSPSNVHLIGYSLGAHVSGFAGSYMRGKHKIGRITALDAAGPLFEGTSPSDRLSPDDANFVDAIHTFTQEHMGLSVGIKQPIAHYDFYPNGGTFQPGCHFLEFYKDIAKHGLNAITRTIKCAHVRSVYLFIDSLLHPSMQSMAYLCSDMDSFSRGLCLSCKKGRCNTLGYHVRQEPRGKKSKQLFLMTRAQSPFKVYHYQIKTQFINQTEKPVEPAFTLSLLGTKEEMQKVPVTLGEGITSNKTYSFLITLDLDIGELIMIKFKWENSAVWANLWNTVQIIIPWGREPHFSGLVPKSIRVKAGETQQRMTFCPENMDNLQLHPTQEKTFVRCEVNSEKRKRKIR
- the LIPC gene encoding hepatic triacylglycerol lipase isoform X3, producing the protein MDKGCRIRLNHSDTLQQCGFNSSLPLVVIIHGWSFDGLLESWIWQLVATLKSPLVQPVNVVLADWVILAYHQYSVAVRNSRLVGQEVADLLQWLEESAQFSPSNVHLIGYSLGAHVSGFAGSYMRGKHKIGRITALDAAGPLFEGTSPSDRLSPDDANFVDAIHTFTQEHMGLSVGIKQPIAHYDFYPNGGTFQPGCHFLEFYKDIAKHGLNAITRTIKCAHVRSVYLFIDSLLHPSMQSMAYLCSDMDSFSRGLCLSCKKGRCNTLGYHVRQEPRGKKSKQLFLMTRAQSPFKVYHYQIKTQFINQTEKPVEPAFTLSLLGTKEEMQKVPVTLGEGITSNKTYSFLITLDLDIGELIMIKFKWENSAVWANLWNTVQIIIPWGREPHFSGLVPKSIRVKAGETQQRMTFCPENMDNLQLHPTQEKTFVRCEVNSEKRKRKIR